GCTGACCGTATAGTCCTCAATCACTGGCCTAAAGACATACTCTCCCTTGGTGTCCATGTCATATTCCGGCTGGGAAGTCCATGTCACCGGAATCTCCACGATGTTTTCTTCCCATTCGGATTCAGTTGCTGTTGTGGCAGTCGCAGTTTCCAGGCTGCCGGAATCCTGCACGGAATCCTCTTGAAGAGTCACGGCTGTCCGTACCACGGCAGTCACTGTCTCGAGCAATTCTAAATCCTCAATGGATATACCAAGGGATACCGATTTTTCTGTTTCTATGATGGGTGCAAAGCTTATAATTTCTCCGCTCCCGCCTATGGTAGTATCAACTTCTACCCCCATTGCGGTCACTGGCAGCATGGTCACTACTATGCACAGCGAAAGAAGCATACTCAATAATCGTTTGTTCATAATGTTTACTCCTCCTTGAATAAAGTTGATTTTCCTTGTTTCATCAGTGCAACTCCACAATATAATCTCTTTGCCGAAAGCCTAACATCCTGGCAATCATAGACACTGGGAACATTCGAATTTCACGGTTCATCTTTGAAACACTATTGTTATAAATCAGACGGCTGGTGCGCACCATGTTTTCAAAGGTCTGTACTGCGTCCATGGTTTTGATATAGGTCTGATTTGCTTTTAACTCCGGGTATTGCTCCGTTACCATGGCAATCCTGCCCAGCGCATTGAAAATAATCTCTTCCTGACGCATTACTTCATCCGGTGTGGTTTTTGCCGTAATGACGTTTTTTCTTGATTTGATGGTTTCAATCAGTGTTTCGCTCTCAAGCTTGGCATATTCTTTTGTTAAATCCAAAAGAGCCATGATGACGTCAAAACATACTGATAGCTGCACTCCGATCTGACTCATGGCATTGCCGATATGCTCATCTAGCACAGCCAGTTTGCGTTGTGTAGAGATTGT
The DNA window shown above is from Proteiniborus ethanoligenes and carries:
- a CDS encoding LemA family protein — its product is MLPTFITIIVIVAVIVLWTISTQRKLAVLDEHIGNAMSQIGVQLSVCFDVIMALLDLTKEYAKLESETLIETIKSRKNVITAKTTPDEVMRQEEIIFNALGRIAMVTEQYPELKANQTYIKTMDAVQTFENMVRTSRLIYNNSVSKMNREIRMFPVSMIARMLGFRQRDYIVELH